GAACGTCCCGCGCAGCCCTGTCCCGGCGTCGACGAGCCCGTCGCCCGGCGCCCGCAGCTTCAGCACCTGGTCGTACACCGACGTCCCCAGCCAGACCGCGAAGATCACGAGCAGCAGGGCGAGCAGGTCGCTGACGAGCTGGGCGGTGCGGCGGATCGGCCGTTCGGCGTAGAGCTGCATCGGGACGCCTTTCGCGGTGGGGGAGCGCGGGCGTCGGCAACGTACCCGCGCTCCCCACCGGCGAACCGCGCCTAGCTGCGGACGACCTCCGCGAGCCCGGTCAGCTCGGCCGGCAACGGGCCCTCGTGCAGGACGCCGAGCCGCTGCGTGGCGCGGGTGAGCGCCACGTAGAGGTCCGCCGCGCTGTCGGCGAGGATCGCCGCCGGCTCCACCACGAGGACGGCGTCGAACTCGAGTCCCTTCGTCTCCGCCGCCGGCACCGCGCCCGACACCCCGGGCGGCCCGATCACGATGCTGGTGCCTTCCTTCCCGGCCTCGTCCCGGACGAACTCCTCGATCGCCGCCGCCCTTTCGTCCTCGCCGACCTGCCTCGACCAAGGCAGGACGCCGCACGCGCGCACCGAGTCGGGCGGCTTGACGTCCGGCGCGAAGCCGGCCAGTACCGACGCCGCGACCGTCATGATCTCCGCCGGGGTGCGGTAGTTGACCGTCAGCGACCGGTAGGCCCAGCGGTCGGCGACGTACGGCGCCAGCATCGCGCCCCACTCCCGGGCCCCGGCCGCCGAGCGGCGCTGGGCGAGGTCGCCCACCACCGTGAACGACCGCCCGGGGCACCGCCGCATCAGCACCCGCCAGTCCATTTCGGACAGTTCCTGGGCCTCGTCGACGACGACGTGCCGGTAGGTCCAGTCCCGGTCCGCCGAGGCGCGCTCGACCAGCGTGCGCGTGTCGGCCTCGACGAACCTGTCCGCCAGGTCCTCGGCGTAGAGGAGGTTCTCGGCGGACAGCATGACGTCCTCGTCCATCTCCTCCCGGTCCAGCTTCATCGACTGGAAGACGCCCTCGGCGTACTCGGCTTCGGCCTTCCGCGCCCGCGCGGCCGCTTTCTCCGCCGCCTTCTCGGCCGTCTTGTCGCGGCCCAGCAGGTCGACCAGCTCGTCCAGCAGGGGCACGTCCGACACCGTCCACGCGTCACCCCGGGCCCGGAACAACCCCGAATCCGCCGGCGCGGACGAGTAGAACGACGAAAGCAGGGCTTCCGGCGTCAGGATCGGCCAGAGTTCGTCGAGCGTGGTGGTGAACCGCTCGTCGCCCGCGAGGTCCTCGATCAGCCCCTTCCGCATGCTTTCCCACTCGTCGCGGTCGTCCCGGTTCAGCCAGCCCTTGCCGATCCGGCCGAGCGCCCGCTCGGTGAGCACGTACGTGACGATCTCGGTGAACACCGCGCGCGCCTCGTTGTGCGGCAGCCCGCTGTCGCGCGCCTCCTGCCTCGCCCACTCCGCGGTCTCGGCGTCGATCCGCACGGTGACGTCCTTCAGCGCGATCGGCACCGGCTCGGCCGGCAGCCGCTGGCGGTCCGCGACGGCCGCCTTCAGCACGTCGAGGATCTTCAGCGACCCCTTGAGCCGCGCGGCTTCCGGGGTGTCCTCGGCGGTGACGTGCAGGCCGGGCACGAGGTCGCCGGTGGTCGTGAACACGACGTCGGTCTCGCCCAGCGAGGGCAGGACGCGCCCGATGTGGTCCAGGAACGCCGGGTTCGGCCCGACGACCAGCGCGCCGTGGCGTTCCATCCGCTCCCGCTGCGTGTACAGCAGGTATGCGACGCGGTGCAGCGCCACGACCGTCTTCCCGGTGCCCGGCCCGCCTTCGATGACCAGCACGCCGGGGTGGTCGAGCCGGATGATCTCGTCCTGCTCGGCCTGGATGGTCGCGACGATGTCGCGCATCCCCTCGCCGCGCGGCGCGTTGACGGCCGCGAGCAGCGCCGCGTCCCCCTGCGCGTCACCGCCCGGCCGCCCGAGGTCCTCGTCGGTGAACCCGAGCACCCGCCGCCCGCGCGTGTGGAACTGCCGCCGCCGGCGCATGTCCTCCGGGTGCGCGCCGGTGGCGGTGTAGAACGGGCGGGCCGCCGGCGCACGCCAGTCGAGCAGCACCGGCCGGTATTCGTCCTCCTCGTCGAACAGCCCGATCCGGCCGATGTAGGACCGCTCGCCCGAGACGGCGTCCAGCCGTCCGAAGCAGAGCCCGTTGTCGACGACGTCGAGCCGCTTCACCTGCCGGCCCAGCGAGCGCACGCCGACGTCCCGTTCCATGGCGCCCACCCCCTTGCCGCCGAGCGCCGCCTCGTACTCGCCCTTCACCCGCGCGCGCTCGGAGTCGAGCCGCGCGTACAGCTCGGCGACGTGGTCGCGTTCGGACCGCAGTTCTTCTTCGTACCCCTGAGACAAATTTCCCTCTTCGTTTCGGACGACGGCGTTTCAGGCGGTGGGCGCGCCGAACCACTTCCGCAGCGCGCCGGACAGGTCCGCGCCGTCTTCCCCGGCCCAGACGACGTGCCCGTCCGGGCGCAACAGCACCGCGGGCACGTCCAGCTCCTCACTGACGTCGACGACGTGGTCGACCCGGTCTTCCCAGCCCTCCGGCGAAAGCGAGCCGGTCTGGTCGAGCAGCAGGCCGCGCCCCGCGTGCAGCAGCCCGTAGAGGTGCCCCTGCTTGAGCTCGACGTCGCGCAGGCGCCGTCCGAGCAGGGGATGGCCCTCGCCGAAGTCGTAGCGGATCCCGATCGCGATGATCTTCTCGGTGAGGTACCGGTTGACCTCGTCGAACTCCATCAGCTCGGCGATGATCCGGCGCGCCGCCTGCGGCCCCGGTTCGAGCTGCATCAGCTCCATCTGCGCGCGGGTGTTGTTCAGCACGTCCTCGGCGACCGGGTGCCGCTCGGCCTCGTAGCTGTCCAGCAGCCCGTCCGGCGCCCAGCCGTCGACCGCGGCGGCGAGCTTCCAGCCCAGGTTGAACGCGTCCTGGACGCCGAGGTTGAGGCCCTGCCCGCCGGTCGGCGGGTGGACGTGCGCCGCGTCGCCCGCCAGGAAGACCCGGCCCACCCGGTAGTGCTCGGCCTGCCGGGTGGCGTCCCCGAACCGCGACAGCCAGCGCGGCGAGTGCACGCCGAAGTCGGTCCCGGCCGTCTTGCGCAGCTGCTCCTTGAGCTCGTCCAGCGTCGGCGCGGTCCGGCGGTCCTCGGCGACCCCTTCGGCCGGGACACCGACGCGGTAGGTCCCGCCTTCCACGGGCATGAAGCCGAACCGCTTCTGGGTCTTGCGGACCTCGATGTTGGCGGTGTCGATCTCCTCCCGCGAGACGCCCACCTCCACCTCGCCCAGCAGCGTCTCGATCCGGCTGGGCTCGCCGGGGAACCCGACGCCGAGCAGCTTGCGCACCGTGCTGCGGCCGCCGTCGCAGCCGACGAGGTAGCGCGCGCGTTCGGTCGTGCCGTCGGCCAGCTCGACCGTCACGCCGTCGTCGTCCTGCTCCAGGCCGGTCACCTCGGCACCGCGCCGGATTTCGGCGCCGGCTTCGATCGCGTGCTCGGTCAGCAGGCGGTCGATGACCGGCTGGTGGATGCCGAGCGTGTAGCCGTGCGCGGTGTCCAGCTTCTCCGGCGACGGTTTCGCGATTCCGGCGAAGAAACCCCCGACCGGGTACTTCGTGCCCAGTTCGAGGAACCGCTCCAGCAGCCCCCGCTGGTCCATCACCTCGATGCTGCGCGCGTGCAGGCCGAGCGCGCGGACGACCTTCGTCGGCTCCGCGTCCCGTTCCAGCACGAGCACGTCGACGCCGTGCAGCCGGAGTTCGGCCGCCAGCATCGCGCCGGTCGGCCCGCCGCCGGCGATGATCACGTCAGTCAAAAAGACCCCCTTGAAATCCCCGCGTTTGCGCAGGTTGTGGCTACGGCCGAGAATTGTGCGGCACTACGGGGGTCTTGCCGCAAGCCCAGGGGTGCGCTATACATTGATTACGGAGGGGAGTGGTTGTTCCTCCCGCCGGTTCCGGGACGTCTTCCCAGTTCATCGCTCGTGCGCATGGTCGCAGAATCGTGTCGTCCGGTCGAACTATGACGGCCGTCATAGTGTGGTTCGCGCCGCAGTATGTTGTCATGGAGTTATGACAGCTGTCATAGAAGTCCGGGAGCTGGGGGACCGCCCGGCGGACCGGGAGTGCGTGGCCGCGCTCGTCGCGGCGTGCTCGCCGGACAGCCTCCGGCGGCGCTTCATGATGGGCGGGCCGGCCGAGCCGGGCGAGGTCTTCCGGCGGTACGGCCGGTTCCTGCTCGCCGGGGCGCCCGCCCTGCTCGCCACTCGCGGCGGCCTTCCGGTGGGACTGCTCAACTTCGTCGCGGTGTCCCCGGGGGAGGCCGAGATCGGGATCCTCGTCGCCGATCCCTGGCAGCGGCAGGGGATCGGGAGCGCGCTGGCGCGGTGGCTCTGGGCTTCGGGGCGGTTCCCGGGCTGGACGGTGCGCGGCACCGTGTGGGCGGGCAACGCGGGTGCCGAAGCGCTGTTGCTGCGCCAGGGTTTCCGGCCGGTGCCGGCCTACGAACGCGGCGAGCGGGACTTCGCGCTGGTCGTGCCGGACTGGGCTACCATGACAGACGTCATGAAGGAGGCAGGCGATGACGAGGACGCCGCGCGAGCGGATGGTGCTCAGTGCCGCGCAGCTGGTGCGGATCCACGGAGTCGGGGCCACCGGCATGCGGGACGTGGTCGCGCACGCCGAAGCGCCGCGGGGGTCCCTGCAGCACTACTTCCCGGGCGGTAAGGACCAGCTGATCGCCGAAGCGGTCACGTGGGCCGGCGGCTACGCGGCCCGGCGCGTCGCGCGCGTCGCGGCGAAGATCGAGGATCCGACGCCGGGCAAGCTCTTCGCGGCGATGGCCGGGCAGTGGCGCGACGAGTTCACGGCGCAGGGCTACGACGCGGGCTGCCCACTGGTCGCGACGGTCGCCGACGTGGCGGCCACCAGCGACGATCTGCGGGAAGCGGTCGGCAAGGCGTTCGACGGCTGGCAGCGTCCGGTCGCGGCCACCCTCGAGGAGTACGGCGTGCCCGTGGCCCGCAGCGCGTCGCTGGCCGTGCTCATGCTGAGCGCCTTGGAGGGCGCGATCGTCCTGGCCCGGGCGCACCAGGACGTCGCACCCCTGGACACGGTGGTCGCGGAGCTGCGGCCGTTGCTCGACGGTGCCGTGTCCACTGTGGACTAGAGGTCGCGGAAGAACTCCCGGATGTCGGTGATGAGGGCTTCGGGTGCCTGCAGCGAGGCGAAGTGGCCGCCGGTGTCGTACTCCGTCCAGCGCGTGATGGTGTTCGACAGCGCGGCCAGGCCGCGGATCGCGTGGTCGCCGCGGAAGTTCGCCACCGCCGTCGGCACGCCCGACGGTTCCGGCCGTTCGCCCCAGCCGTCCTGGCCCGCCTCCAGGTAGAGGCGCGCGGCCGAGCCCGCGGTACCGGTGAGCCAGAAGGTCGTCACGTTCGTCAGGATCGCGTCGCGGTCCACCGGCGTCTGGTTCGTCGCGGTCGGGTCCCAGTCCACGAACCACTCCAGGTTCCACGCGAGCTGCCCGGCGGGGGAGTCGTTGAGCGCGTAGGCGAGCGTCTGCGGCCGGGTGGCCATCTGGGTGGCGTAGCCGGAATGGCCGTACCACCACGCTTCGTTCTCCCGCGCCCGCTTCGCGTCCTCTTCGGACAGTCGCTCGAGGTCGCCGGGCGCGGTCGGGACACCGGCGTTGGCGACGGCGTTGACGTGCACGCCGAGCACCGACTCGGGCGCCGTCCGGCCCAGCTCGGGCGAGACGATGCTGCCGAAGTCGCCGCCCTGGGCGCCGTAGCGCTCGTAGCCGAGCCGCCGCATCAGCTCGGCCCACGCCCGGGCCGTCCGGCGGGTGTTCCAGCCGCGGTCGTTCGTCGGCCCGGAGAAGGCGAAGCCGGGCACCGACGGCGCGACGACGTGGAACGCGTCCGCCGGGTCGCCACCGTGGGCGCGCGGGTCGGTGAGCGGGCCGAGGACGCCGAGGAAGTCGGCGACCGTGCTCGGCCAGCCGTGGGTCAGGATCAGCGGCGTCGCGTCCGGTTCGGGGGAGCGGACGTGCAGGAAGTGCACGCGCTGGCCGTCGATCGTGGTCGTGAACTGCGGGACCGCGTTGAGCCGCGCCTCCTGGGCGCGCCAGTCGAAGCCGGTTTGCCAGTACTCGACGAGTTCGCGCAGGTGAGGCTCGCTGACGCCGTAGTCCCAGCCGGCGCCGGGCAGCTCGCCCGGCCAGCGGGTGCGGGCGAGCCGGTGGTGCAGTTCGTCGAGGTCGGCCTGCGGCACGTCGATGCGGAAGGGATCCATGCGCTCAGCCTGGCGCGTGTGTAGGACAGTTTCGGTCCTAGACGTCTGGGAAGATCGGACCATGCGCGAAACCTCCGGCCGGCTGCTGCGGTTGCTGGCCCTGCTGCAGATGCACCGCGACTGGTCGGGCACGGAGCTGGCTTCACGGTTGGACGTCACGACCCGGACCGTGCGGCGGGACGTCGACCGCCTGCGCGAGCTGGGCTACCCGGTGCACGCGGTGCTGGGCCCGGTGGGTGGCTACCGCCTGGGCGCGGGCGCCGAGCTGCCGCCGCTGCTCCTGGACGACGACGAAGCCGTGGCGGTGACGATCGCCCTGCACACGTCCGGTTCGGGTGAGGCGTCGCTGCGGGCGTCGAGCAAGCTGTCGCGCGTGCTGCCGTCGCGGCTGCGGAACCGCGTCGCGGCGTTGGAGGCGAGCATGCTGGCCCTGCCGTCGCGCGGGCCGGTGGTGGACCCGGCGGTCTTGACGGCGGTGTCGGCGGCGATTCGCGCGGCGGAGACGCTGCGCTTCGACTACGTGGACCATGCCGGCAGCGTGTCCCGCCGCGCGGTGGAGCCCCATCGGCTGGTGTCGTGGGGCCGGCGCTGGTACCTGGTCGGCTGGGACACCGCCCGCGACGACTGGCGCACGTTCCGCGCGGACCGAGTGTCGTTGCGCACCCCGAACGGCCCGAGGTTCACCCACCGCGACCCGCCCGACGGCGACCTGACGGCTTACCTGACCCGGACGATGGGCCGCGAGATGTGGCCGTTGCGCTGCTCTCTCCGCGTCCACGCCCCGGCTTCGGAGGTGGCGGGGCGCGTCGAGGGAGAGGTGACGGCGATCGATGCGCGGACGTGCCGGCTGGAGCTGGCGTCCGATTCGTACGACATCGTGGCGTTCGTGGTGGGGATGCTGGATGTGGCGTTCGAGGTGGAGTCGCCACCGGAACTGGCCGAACGGCTTGGGGTGCTCTCCGCGAGGTATGCCGCCGCGACTTAGGTGTGCGTGCCGCCGTCGATGCGGATTTCCGTGCCCGTGATGAACCTGCCGTCGTCCGAGGCCAGCATCGCCACCACGCCCGCCACCGTCTCCGGGTCCGCCACCGGGTTGCCCACCTCGGTCGTGTGGTCCGTCGGGAGGATCGGGAGCAACCGCGCGAACAGCGACACGTCGATGTTCTGCGGCAGCCAGCTCAAAGCCGAGTCCGTGATGCCGCTCTTCACGCTGCCCGGGGCGATGCTCACCGCGCGCAGGCCCTGCTTGCTGTACTCCAGGGCCAGCGAATGCGTGAACGCCTGGATGCCGCCCTTGCTCGCGCAGTACGCCGCCATGTACGGGTGGGCGAACGACGCCGACGTCGAGCTGAAGTTGACCACCACGCCGTTCTCCGACTCGAGCAGCGACGGCAGGGCCGCCCGCGTCACCAGGAACGTGCCGGTCAGGTTGACCGCCAGCACCCGGTTCCACAGCTCCAGGGACGTCTCGTGCGTGTGCGACGCCAGCAGGATGCCCGCCGCGTTGACCACCACGTCGAGGCCGCCGAGCGCGTCGACC
The window above is part of the Amycolatopsis camponoti genome. Proteins encoded here:
- a CDS encoding helix-turn-helix transcriptional regulator, which encodes MRETSGRLLRLLALLQMHRDWSGTELASRLDVTTRTVRRDVDRLRELGYPVHAVLGPVGGYRLGAGAELPPLLLDDDEAVAVTIALHTSGSGEASLRASSKLSRVLPSRLRNRVAALEASMLALPSRGPVVDPAVLTAVSAAIRAAETLRFDYVDHAGSVSRRAVEPHRLVSWGRRWYLVGWDTARDDWRTFRADRVSLRTPNGPRFTHRDPPDGDLTAYLTRTMGREMWPLRCSLRVHAPASEVAGRVEGEVTAIDARTCRLELASDSYDIVAFVVGMLDVAFEVESPPELAERLGVLSARYAAAT
- a CDS encoding GNAT family N-acetyltransferase; its protein translation is MTAVIEVRELGDRPADRECVAALVAACSPDSLRRRFMMGGPAEPGEVFRRYGRFLLAGAPALLATRGGLPVGLLNFVAVSPGEAEIGILVADPWQRQGIGSALARWLWASGRFPGWTVRGTVWAGNAGAEALLLRQGFRPVPAYERGERDFALVVPDWATMTDVMKEAGDDEDAARADGAQCRAAGADPRSRGHRHAGRGRARRSAAGVPAALLPGR
- the helR gene encoding RNA polymerase recycling motor ATPase HelR — protein: MSQGYEEELRSERDHVAELYARLDSERARVKGEYEAALGGKGVGAMERDVGVRSLGRQVKRLDVVDNGLCFGRLDAVSGERSYIGRIGLFDEEDEYRPVLLDWRAPAARPFYTATGAHPEDMRRRRQFHTRGRRVLGFTDEDLGRPGGDAQGDAALLAAVNAPRGEGMRDIVATIQAEQDEIIRLDHPGVLVIEGGPGTGKTVVALHRVAYLLYTQRERMERHGALVVGPNPAFLDHIGRVLPSLGETDVVFTTTGDLVPGLHVTAEDTPEAARLKGSLKILDVLKAAVADRQRLPAEPVPIALKDVTVRIDAETAEWARQEARDSGLPHNEARAVFTEIVTYVLTERALGRIGKGWLNRDDRDEWESMRKGLIEDLAGDERFTTTLDELWPILTPEALLSSFYSSAPADSGLFRARGDAWTVSDVPLLDELVDLLGRDKTAEKAAEKAAARARKAEAEYAEGVFQSMKLDREEMDEDVMLSAENLLYAEDLADRFVEADTRTLVERASADRDWTYRHVVVDEAQELSEMDWRVLMRRCPGRSFTVVGDLAQRRSAAGAREWGAMLAPYVADRWAYRSLTVNYRTPAEIMTVAASVLAGFAPDVKPPDSVRACGVLPWSRQVGEDERAAAIEEFVRDEAGKEGTSIVIGPPGVSGAVPAAETKGLEFDAVLVVEPAAILADSAADLYVALTRATQRLGVLHEGPLPAELTGLAEVVRS
- a CDS encoding LmrA/YxaF family transcription factor, which codes for MRDVVAHAEAPRGSLQHYFPGGKDQLIAEAVTWAGGYAARRVARVAAKIEDPTPGKLFAAMAGQWRDEFTAQGYDAGCPLVATVADVAATSDDLREAVGKAFDGWQRPVAATLEEYGVPVARSASLAVLMLSALEGAIVLARAHQDVAPLDTVVAELRPLLDGAVSTVD
- a CDS encoding epoxide hydrolase family protein, with translation MDPFRIDVPQADLDELHHRLARTRWPGELPGAGWDYGVSEPHLRELVEYWQTGFDWRAQEARLNAVPQFTTTIDGQRVHFLHVRSPEPDATPLILTHGWPSTVADFLGVLGPLTDPRAHGGDPADAFHVVAPSVPGFAFSGPTNDRGWNTRRTARAWAELMRRLGYERYGAQGGDFGSIVSPELGRTAPESVLGVHVNAVANAGVPTAPGDLERLSEEDAKRARENEAWWYGHSGYATQMATRPQTLAYALNDSPAGQLAWNLEWFVDWDPTATNQTPVDRDAILTNVTTFWLTGTAGSAARLYLEAGQDGWGERPEPSGVPTAVANFRGDHAIRGLAALSNTITRWTEYDTGGHFASLQAPEALITDIREFFRDL
- the rox gene encoding rifampin monooxygenase: MTDVIIAGGGPTGAMLAAELRLHGVDVLVLERDAEPTKVVRALGLHARSIEVMDQRGLLERFLELGTKYPVGGFFAGIAKPSPEKLDTAHGYTLGIHQPVIDRLLTEHAIEAGAEIRRGAEVTGLEQDDDGVTVELADGTTERARYLVGCDGGRSTVRKLLGVGFPGEPSRIETLLGEVEVGVSREEIDTANIEVRKTQKRFGFMPVEGGTYRVGVPAEGVAEDRRTAPTLDELKEQLRKTAGTDFGVHSPRWLSRFGDATRQAEHYRVGRVFLAGDAAHVHPPTGGQGLNLGVQDAFNLGWKLAAAVDGWAPDGLLDSYEAERHPVAEDVLNNTRAQMELMQLEPGPQAARRIIAELMEFDEVNRYLTEKIIAIGIRYDFGEGHPLLGRRLRDVELKQGHLYGLLHAGRGLLLDQTGSLSPEGWEDRVDHVVDVSEELDVPAVLLRPDGHVVWAGEDGADLSGALRKWFGAPTA
- a CDS encoding SDR family NAD(P)-dependent oxidoreductase codes for the protein MERLRDRRILVTGAGSGIGRATTFRLMDEGAWVIGTDVSEEGLIETQKAAPRGGLTTYVMDVADEESVAFGVRSAVDALGGLDVVVNAAGILLASHTHETSLELWNRVLAVNLTGTFLVTRAALPSLLESENGVVVNFSSTSASFAHPYMAAYCASKGGIQAFTHSLALEYSKQGLRAVSIAPGSVKSGITDSALSWLPQNIDVSLFARLLPILPTDHTTEVGNPVADPETVAGVVAMLASDDGRFITGTEIRIDGGTHT